The Bacteroidales bacterium sequence TTTGTATATTTATTTAATAATTCTAATTCTAATTATTATGTAAAATGAATAATCAAAAAAAATTTTCAGGTACAAGTTTAATTTTGGCACTGAATCCAAGGATTCCTTTTACAAGGATAGGAGTTTATGAAAATGCCAAACGTATTTATTTTAAAGAAATAAATCATCCTAAGGAAGAACTGATAAAATTCAAAAGTATTTATGAGCAAGTAAGTTACAGAAAAGATGCGATTTTTGCTGAATTAAAAGAAAAAAAAATAAATATTAATGATATAGAAATAATAGTTAGCAGGGGCGGATTTTTAAAACCTGTTAAATCAGGCATTTATATGGTAAACGAAAAAATTATAGAAGACTTAATAGATTGTAAAATAGGTAATGACATAATTAATATTGGAGGATTAATTGCTGATGATATTGCAAAAGATATTCCTGATGCTAATGCATATATTGCAGATCCTGTTGTAGTAGATGAATTTGATGATATTGCAAGAGTTACGGGTATTCCTGAAATAAAAAGAAAATCAATTTTTCATGCTTTAAACCAAAAAGCTATTGGTAAAAGATATGCAAATACAATTGGGAAAAAATATGAAGAATTAAATTTAATAATAGCTCATTTGGGTAGTGGAATTACGATTGGTGCACATTGCAAAGGACGGGTTATTGACGCAAATCAGGGATATGATGGTGATGGACCTTTTTCAGCTATCAGGGCAGGAAGTTTACCCGTGGGCGATTTAATTAATTTATGCTACAGCGGAAAATATACAAAGGAAGAAATATTACGAAAAGTATCATGCGAAGGTGGGTTACATGCTCATCTTGGTACTCATGATGCATACGAAATTGAAAAAAATCTTTATAATGGAGATGAAAAATCATTATTTATTTTTGATGCTATGGTATATCAGGTAGCTAAAGCAATAGGCTCAATGGTACCGGTTCTTTTTAGCAAAGTTAATGCTATTTTAATTACCGGTGCAATAGCTCAAAGTAATTGGTTTGTTGAAAGACTAATGGAAAGAGTTGGCTCGTTAGCACCTGTTTCTGTTTATCCCGGTTCTGATGACATCGAAAGTCTGGCTTTAAAAGGACTGGCTGTTTTAAGAGAGAAAGAAGAAGTATTAGAATATAAATAATTAGTTACAATAATTAAAATTCCTAAAATGGACAAGCCACAACCAAACAAGATATAAAAATTTAGTTATTTGTTTATTAGTTTTTAGTTACAGTTTATTTGTTTGCAGTTATAGTTTATTAGTTTTATAGTTTATACTTCGACCCCGCTCAATATACAAGTTTATTGTTATGGCAACAGGATTAGAAAATCTTTGGATATACAAATTAGCAGAGGATTTAGAAATTGAAGTACATAAAATGACCAAGTGTTTTTCCGATATCTGCTTTCTTAATTTGAACGAACTTAAAAGAGTAATCATAAGAACAAATAAACTAAATAACAACAACAAGTAACTAAATAACTAAAACCATTAACTAAAAACTAATAACCAAAATATTATTCCCTTCGGTCATGAAATCGCTGGTGCTAAGTTCTGTCAAAAAATACACAAATATTTGAATTAAGATACTGAATAATTCCGATTATTTTTTTAATCTTTGCAATTAAAATAAAAAAACAAAATTTAATAATATTAAACTTAATATATAATTATAATAAATGGATATTACAGTAATTGCTGATTGGTTTATTCCGTTTAAGTTAAAACGTAATACTGAAAAATTCAGAAGGGCAAGATATTATGTTTTAACATATCTTGCATTAGCATTTTTATTATTGATATATATATTCATTTATTATGTCACTAAAAAACCTTTACAATTTTATCTTTACTTAGGCTCAGAAATTGTTATAATTCTTTCTTTGTTTATTTTAAGAAAAACAGGGGCATTAACATTACTTGCGAATTTTGGGGTAGTTACATTCTCAATTCTTC is a genomic window containing:
- the buk gene encoding butyrate kinase, which produces MNNQKKFSGTSLILALNPRIPFTRIGVYENAKRIYFKEINHPKEELIKFKSIYEQVSYRKDAIFAELKEKKININDIEIIVSRGGFLKPVKSGIYMVNEKIIEDLIDCKIGNDIINIGGLIADDIAKDIPDANAYIADPVVVDEFDDIARVTGIPEIKRKSIFHALNQKAIGKRYANTIGKKYEELNLIIAHLGSGITIGAHCKGRVIDANQGYDGDGPFSAIRAGSLPVGDLINLCYSGKYTKEEILRKVSCEGGLHAHLGTHDAYEIEKNLYNGDEKSLFIFDAMVYQVAKAIGSMVPVLFSKVNAILITGAIAQSNWFVERLMERVGSLAPVSVYPGSDDIESLALKGLAVLREKEEVLEYK